From Sphaerochaeta sp., a single genomic window includes:
- a CDS encoding transposase: MGKNRKTYQESFKKQVAIEALESKKTVAEIASENGITPGMVSMWRKSFIEGDFSKDLGKTRKELEEKQKALDAATMALGKAQLEIELLKKKVNPQG, encoded by the coding sequence ATGGGGAAAAACCGGAAGACGTATCAGGAGTCATTCAAGAAGCAGGTGGCGATCGAGGCGCTGGAAAGCAAGAAGACAGTAGCGGAAATCGCTTCTGAGAACGGGATCACGCCCGGCATGGTGTCAATGTGGCGAAAATCGTTCATCGAAGGAGACTTCAGCAAGGATCTGGGGAAGACGCGCAAGGAGCTGGAAGAAAAGCAGAAAGCGCTGGATGCGGCGACGATGGCGCTGGGGAAAGCCCAGCTGGAGATCGAACTGCTCAAAAAAAAAGTGAATCCGCAGGGATGA
- a CDS encoding purine nucleoside permease, with the protein MMKKRLMVIVMVVAICAGLYAQGMIETTDKIPLKVLILPKFEVGEMTGDFPGEAQYYYDAYEKGGEAYDIVGGFDGNKLYVKDGVGLYVTGMGKANTAVSLQAVLSDPRFDFSDCYVMSTGCAGSAVGYGVMGDVFVITAAVDYDLGHHADIRDLPEGYETTWFHDSGYDSSSYKILNQDLMAKVYDLVKDVKIETTPRTRNFMSAAFDGAEWAVRDPKVLRGTTASGDNYWKGEYDHANAVLMTQTYGCPDPFALTEMEDVALGVVLDRYGMLDRYFIIRDSVNMDVFMNGASAASLWDPSYTSTLSDEGNVESADIFKTAMENNYKVGAVVIDAILAGTL; encoded by the coding sequence ATGATGAAAAAACGATTGATGGTGATCGTCATGGTGGTGGCGATCTGTGCTGGTCTGTACGCCCAAGGGATGATTGAGACGACAGACAAGATTCCGTTGAAGGTGTTGATCCTTCCAAAGTTCGAAGTAGGCGAGATGACCGGGGATTTTCCTGGAGAAGCGCAGTACTACTATGACGCCTATGAGAAGGGCGGAGAAGCCTACGATATTGTGGGTGGCTTTGATGGCAACAAACTGTATGTGAAGGACGGCGTCGGTCTGTACGTCACCGGAATGGGAAAGGCCAACACGGCCGTCTCCCTGCAGGCCGTGCTCTCCGACCCCCGGTTTGATTTCTCCGATTGCTATGTGATGAGTACCGGTTGCGCCGGTTCCGCTGTTGGGTATGGCGTGATGGGCGATGTGTTTGTCATCACTGCGGCGGTGGACTATGACCTTGGCCACCATGCAGACATCCGTGATCTTCCTGAAGGGTATGAGACGACGTGGTTCCATGATTCCGGCTACGACAGTTCTTCCTACAAAATCCTTAACCAGGATTTGATGGCCAAGGTGTACGATCTGGTCAAGGACGTGAAGATTGAGACGACGCCAAGGACGAGGAATTTTATGTCCGCGGCTTTCGATGGGGCTGAGTGGGCGGTGCGCGATCCCAAAGTGCTTCGGGGAACGACGGCCAGTGGTGACAACTACTGGAAAGGGGAGTACGACCATGCCAATGCCGTGCTGATGACCCAGACGTACGGCTGCCCCGATCCCTTCGCCTTGACGGAGATGGAGGATGTCGCACTTGGTGTGGTTCTTGACCGGTACGGTATGCTGGACCGCTATTTCATCATCCGGGACTCCGTCAACATGGACGTGTTCATGAATGGGGCTTCGGCTGCGAGCCTGTGGGATCCTTCCTACACTTCAACGTTGTCGGATGAAGGCAATGTGGAATCCGCCGATATCTTCAAGACGGCCATGGAAAACAACTACAAGGTCGGGGCGGTGGTCATTGATGCTATTCTTGCGGGAACTCTGTAA
- a CDS encoding D-2-hydroxyacid dehydrogenase codes for MKIVILDGYTENPGDLSWEQLGKLGELTVYDRTPVELVAQRIKGYELVLTNKTLLSRDVILGSSSLRYIGVLATGYNVVDLAAAREKGVVVTNIPSYGSAAVGQFAIALLLEICHHIGHHDQAVHQGKWSQSTDFCFWDYPSIELEGKTMGIVGYGRIGRKTAAVAQALGMDVVAYNPSAVEGPVRFVSLPELYRVSDVIALHCPLTEKNARMINRESIARMKDGVILINNSRGGLVDEQDLADALNSGKVYAAGVDVVSSEPISPDNPLLKAKNCIITPHISWAPKETRQRLMDIAVDNVRAFLQGKPVNRVDE; via the coding sequence ATGAAGATCGTCATTCTGGATGGATATACGGAGAATCCCGGGGACCTTTCCTGGGAGCAACTGGGAAAATTGGGAGAGCTCACCGTGTATGACCGGACTCCGGTGGAGTTGGTCGCACAGCGGATCAAGGGGTATGAACTGGTGCTTACCAACAAGACGCTTCTTTCCCGGGACGTGATCCTCGGCTCTTCCTCACTCCGGTACATCGGAGTCCTAGCCACCGGATACAACGTGGTTGACCTTGCCGCGGCACGGGAGAAAGGGGTCGTGGTAACCAATATTCCTTCCTACGGCTCGGCGGCGGTGGGGCAGTTCGCCATTGCGCTGTTGCTGGAGATCTGCCACCACATCGGACACCATGACCAGGCGGTTCACCAAGGAAAGTGGTCGCAAAGTACGGATTTCTGCTTCTGGGATTATCCGTCCATCGAACTGGAAGGGAAGACGATGGGCATCGTCGGCTACGGAAGAATTGGAAGAAAGACGGCGGCCGTCGCCCAGGCGCTGGGCATGGATGTGGTGGCGTACAACCCCTCTGCCGTGGAGGGACCGGTGCGGTTCGTCTCCCTTCCCGAGTTGTACCGGGTCAGTGATGTCATCGCGCTGCACTGTCCGCTGACGGAAAAGAACGCAAGGATGATCAACCGGGAGAGCATCGCCCGGATGAAGGATGGCGTGATTTTGATCAACAACAGTCGGGGAGGGCTGGTCGACGAACAGGATCTTGCCGACGCACTGAACAGCGGCAAGGTGTACGCCGCCGGGGTGGATGTCGTCTCCTCCGAACCGATTTCTCCGGACAACCCGCTCCTCAAGGCGAAGAACTGCATCATCACGCCGCACATCAGCTGGGCTCCCAAGGAAACCCGCCAGCGGCTGATGGACATCGCCGTGGACAACGTCCGCGCGTTTCTTCAGGGGAAGCCGGTCAATAGGGTGGATGAATAA
- a CDS encoding IS3 family transposase, whose protein sequence is MSVYELVDHESAVEYLRGGLGLPVSDQCRLLGISRSRYYQWRKLREARKAMPERQYDGRKEEELALVDKILGVWTENPAWGYRKLGRYLQRNGFPSATEKRVRLIYQRLGIHGVSPVFRTTRQPKGKCLKHPYLLRGKKIRFSNQVWETDITYIRLPGGMVYLTAFIDVYSRRILSWSLGRTMESGLCVDALHEAVMNHGIPAILNTDCGSQYLGGDFLDAASSYGIEISNDSVGRCLDDVFIERTWRTLKYECIFLHEWGTMEELEKGLGIFIRKFNFERPHQSLDYRTPDEVYTDGRFPSAGDEPKKTEVA, encoded by the coding sequence ATGAGCGTCTACGAGCTGGTGGACCATGAAAGCGCAGTGGAATACCTTCGCGGGGGCCTTGGCCTTCCGGTATCCGACCAATGCCGTCTCCTGGGAATCTCCCGGAGCAGGTATTACCAGTGGAGGAAGCTGCGGGAAGCCAGGAAAGCAATGCCTGAACGGCAATATGATGGGCGGAAAGAAGAAGAACTCGCATTGGTTGACAAGATCCTAGGCGTCTGGACGGAGAATCCGGCCTGGGGATACCGGAAACTGGGCAGGTACCTGCAGCGGAACGGTTTCCCCTCAGCCACGGAGAAACGGGTGCGTCTCATCTACCAGCGGCTGGGCATCCATGGGGTCTCCCCGGTGTTCCGCACCACCCGCCAGCCGAAAGGGAAATGCCTGAAGCACCCGTATCTGTTGAGGGGGAAGAAGATACGGTTCTCCAACCAGGTATGGGAGACGGACATCACCTACATCCGTCTTCCCGGAGGGATGGTGTATCTGACGGCGTTCATCGACGTGTACAGCCGGAGGATCCTGTCCTGGAGCCTCGGGCGCACGATGGAAAGCGGGTTATGCGTCGACGCGCTGCATGAGGCGGTCATGAACCATGGGATACCGGCGATCCTGAACACGGACTGCGGAAGCCAGTATCTGGGTGGTGATTTCCTTGATGCCGCCTCCAGTTACGGGATCGAGATCAGCAACGACTCGGTGGGGAGATGCCTCGATGACGTGTTTATTGAACGAACGTGGCGGACCCTGAAATATGAATGCATCTTCCTTCATGAGTGGGGCACGATGGAGGAACTGGAGAAGGGATTGGGGATATTCATCAGGAAGTTCAACTTCGAGCGGCCCCATCAGTCGCTTGATTACCGGACGCCGGACGAAGTGTATACGGACGGACGTTTCCCGTCAGCGGGGGACGAACCGAAGAAGACTGAGGTGGCATAG